In Passer domesticus isolate bPasDom1 chromosome 12, bPasDom1.hap1, whole genome shotgun sequence, the following proteins share a genomic window:
- the CMTR2 gene encoding cap-specific mRNA (nucleoside-2'-O-)-methyltransferase 2, with product MDKRKQPYVNQKTSLEKFSPEILSEIEKLFAKKFTYTKPVNDEWKLPDPSNAFTCDHVEFHSLLALKDSMNEVKNQLSDKNLEDWHQHTSFTNKAGKIISHVKKSVNAELCTQAWCKFHEILCSFSLLPEEALQDGELNSVHLCEAPGAFIASLNHFLKSHHVPCHWNWVANTLNPYHEANDILMMIMDDRLIANTLPWWYFGPDNTGDVMTLRHLTGLQSFVSTMTTVHLVTADGSFDCQGNPGEQEALVSPLHYCETVTALMILGTGGSFVLKMFTLFEHCSINLLFLLNCSFEEVHVFKPATSKAGNSEAYVVCLRYMGRENLHLLLPKMTQNFGTEMVNKALFSQHTLPESFLKAHEECCMFFHKCQVETISENIRLFEHMEEAEQMKLNKLRDCAVEFFMQKFHMKPIGRNNWLVKKSQTGCSMNAKWFGQRNKYFSTYNERKMMETLTWNDKMTKGYFNHWAEEHSVNNAGNMCILEGSFSNLECSFWYILEGKRLPRVKCSPFCDVQVLENLNEAVKELGGGRLKSRSMLQPCHSCEVLPGELILAKVSDLSRCHQEVLNESCSDQFKCLVVGFPTLCDSESQPSMEIKPMDAAALLAFSFSLLYDGEPKYQQQLLECVLHSLAQLAAGDALVLPVLSCLTRFTAGLVFVLHCCFRSVAFACPTSREPLSSGAALLCVGFRGLPAPVLDYLQHLNALMSSLLDTDSPQQVLQFVPMEILLQGKLLEFLWDLNTAIAKRQLHLIVQAQQQRMTSDIPL from the coding sequence ATGGATAAACGTAAGCAGCCTTATGTTAACCAGAAGACCAGCCTTGAAAAGTTCAGTCCTGAAATTCTTTCTGAAATTGAGAAGCTCTTTGCAAAGAAGTTTACTTACACTAAGCCAGTGAATGATGAATGGAAGCTGCCAGATCCCAGCAATGCTTTTACGTGTGATCATGTGGAATTTCACTCACTCCTGGCTCTGAAGGACTCAATGAATGAAGTGAAGAACCAACTGAGTGATAAGAACCTGGAGGATTGGCATCAGCACACCTCATTTACCAATAAAGCAGGGAAAATAATATCACATGTGAAGAAATCTGTGAATGCTGAGCTCTGTACCCAGGCATGGTGCAAATTTCATGAGATTCTGTGCAGTTTTTCTCTTCTCCCAGAAGAAGCTCTTCAAGATGGAGAACTGAATTCTGTACACCTCTGTGAAGCACCTGGAGCTTTTATAGCCAGCCTTAACCACTTCTTGAAGTCCCACCATGTCCCTTGCCACTGGAATTGGGTGGCTAATACTCTAAACCCTTATCATGAAGCCAATGACATCCTTATGATGATCATGGATGACCGTCTGATAGCAAACACCTTACCTTGGTGGTACTTTGGCCCAGATAACACTGGGGATGTGATGACATTAAGACATCTAACAGGACTTCAGAGCTTTGTGAGCACTATGACCACAGTCCACTTGGTAACTGCTGATGGCAGCTTTGATTGCCAGGGAAATCCAGGCGAGCAGGAAGCTCTTGTCTCACCCCTTCATTACTGTGAAACAGTCACTGCTTTGATGATCCTGGGCACTGGAGGATCCTTTGTTTTGAAGATGTTCACTCTGTTTGAACACTGTTCTATCAACCTGCTCTTTCTGCTAAACTGCTCTTTTGAGGAGGTCCATGTCTTTAAACCAGCCACCAGCAAAGCTGGAAACTCAGAGGCCTATGTGGTTTGCCTTCGCTATATGGGCAGAGAAAACCTTCATCTGCTTCTTCCTAAAATGACACAGAACTTTGGAACAGAAATGGTCAACAAAGCTCTTTTCTCCCAGCATACACTTCCAGAATCGTTCCTTAAAGCACATGAAGAGTGTTGCATGTTCTTCCACAAGTGCCAGGTAGAGACTATCTCTGAGAATATTCGTCTTTTTGAGCACATGGAAGAAGCAGAGCAGATGAAACTGAACAAGTTAAGAGACTGTGCAGTTGAGTTCTTCATGCAAAAGTTCCACATGAAACCCATTGGCAGAAATAACTGGCTTGTCAAGAAATCCCAGACTGGTTGCAGCATGAATGCAAAATGGTTTGGGCAAAGAAACAAGTATTTTAGCACATACAATGAAAGGAAGATGATGGAAACCCTGACATGGAATGATAAAATGACAAAGGGCTATTTTAATCACTGGGCTGAGGAACATAGTGTAAATAATGCTGGGAACATGTGCATCCTGGAAGGATCATTTTCTAACCTTGAATGTAGCTTTTGGTacattttggaaggaaaaaggTTGCCGAGAGTAAAGTGTTCTCCATTTTGTGATGTTCAGGTCTTAGAAAATCTTAATGAAGCTGTGAAGGAGTTGGGTGGGGGGAGGCTGAAAAGCAGATCAATGCTGCAGCCTTGTCACTCTTGTGAAGTTCTTCCTGGGGAACTCATCCTGGCGAAAGTGTCTGATCTTTCCAGGTGCCATCAGGAAGTCCTAAATGAAAGTTGTAGTGACCAATTCAAGTGCCTTGTGGTGGGCTTTCCCACCCTCTGTGACTCAGAAAGCCAGCCCAGCATGGAAATAAAGCCCATGGACGCAGCCGCGCTGCTGGCtttcagcttctccttgctgTACGATGGAGAACCAAAgtaccagcagcagcttttggaGTGTGTTCTGCATTCGTTGGcgcagctggcagcaggagatgccTTGGTTTTGCCTGTTCTCTCCTGCCTGACACGCTTCACAGCCGGCCTGGTGTTCGTCCTGCACTGCTGTTTCAGGAGCGTGGCGTTCGCGTGCCCGACCTCGCGGGAGCCCCTGAGCAGCGGCGCCGCTCTGCTCTGCGTTGGCTTCCGAGGCCTCCCCGCGCCCGTTCTGGACTACCTCCAGCATCTGAACGCCCTGATGAGCTCCTTGCTGGACACAGACTCTCCCCAGCAGGTTCTGCAGTTCGTGCCCATGGAGATTCTCCTCCAGGGCAAGCTGTTGGAGTTTCTGTGGGATTTAAACACGGCCATCGCAAAGAGACAGCTCCACCTGATTGTGCAAGCTCAGCAGCAGCGAATGACTAGTGACATTCCACTTTAA